A stretch of Brassica napus cultivar Da-Ae chromosome C6, Da-Ae, whole genome shotgun sequence DNA encodes these proteins:
- the LOC106403157 gene encoding WAT1-related protein At5g40230-like, which translates to MARGVEEEVAWKYFCRDVVPFTAMVAVECVTVGSNTLFKAATMRGLSFYVFVFYNYVVATLVLLPLSLLFRRSRRLPSAKSSVFFKIFLLALVGGNRFMSGIAGCKGIEYSSPTLASAISPKILASSTTVSHDQHLTISESSWIIGGLLIAAQYLLVSIWLILQTRIMEGGLISSLGSVIHTWGLHLKGPVYISLFKLLICLESG; encoded by the exons ATGGCAAGAGGAGTAGAAGAAGAGGTGGCATGGAAATACTTTTGCAGAGATGTTGTGCCATTCACTGCAATGGTGGCTGTGGAGTGTGTCACGGTTGGATCTAACACACTGTTCAAGGCTGCGACCATGAGAGGATTGAGCTTCTATGTCTTTGTCTTCTACAATTATGTCGTTGCTACACTTGTCCTTCTTCCACTTTCCCTCCTCTTTAGAAG GTCAAGAAGATTACCTTCAGCCAAATCTTCTGTCTTCTTCAAGATTTTCTTACTTGCACTTGTCGG AGGGAACAGGTTCATGTCGGGGATAGCTGGCTGCAAAGGAATAGAATATAGTTCCCCGACGCTTGCTTCTGCCATCA GCCCCAAAATTCTAGCGTCATCAACAACCGTCTCGCATGACCAGCATTTGACTATATCTGAGTCAAGTTGGATCATTGGAGGTCTATTAATCGCTGCACAATATTTGCTTGTTTCAATCTGGTTGATTCTTCAG ACTCGGATCATGGAG GGAGGCTTAATTTCATCGTTGGGGTCTGTTATACACACTTGGGGTCTTCATCTGAAAGGTCCAGTCTATATATCCTTGTTCAAGCTGttgatatgccttgaatctggatga